The DNA window CCTGGACGGCTACTTCGACCGGTTCACCCCCGAGCAGCTGGCCGGGATCGAGGCGGTGGCAATGGACATGTGGGAGCCGTTCGCCGCCTCGGTGCGCGCGCACCTGAGCGACGCCGAGAACAAGATCGTCTTCGACCGCTACCACCTGATGGGCTACCTGACCAAGGCCGTGGACACCGTGCGCAAGGCCGAGAACCGGGCGCTGGCCGCGGCCGGCGATAAGAGCCTGGCCGGCAGCAAGTACCTGTGGCTGTATTCGGCGGAGAACCTGCCCGACCGTCACCAAGACCGCTTCGCCACGCTGCGCTCCGGTGACCTGAAAACCGCTCGGGCATGGGCGATCAAGGAGAGTCTGCGGCACTTCTGGTCCTACCAGCGTCGCGGCTGGGCAGCCAAACACTTTAAGCGCTGGTACTTCTGGGCCACCCACTGCCGTCTCAAGCCGATCATCGACGCGGCCAAGACGTTGAAGCGCCACGAGGCGGGGCTGTTGTCCTACTTCGCCCACCGCATCACCAACGCCGGTGCCGAGGGCCTGAACTCACGCATCCAGGCCATCCGGGTTTCGGCCCGCGGCTACCGCAACCGCGAGCACTTCAAGACCGCGATCTACTTCCACCTCGGCGGGCTCCAGCTCTATCCGGCCATCCCATGACCCACGGAGTTCCCAGAAGAGCCCTTTTTTGGGGGGGTACCAACGCCCCCAGCGCGCGGCCGGCACGTGCGGCGGATGACCTTGGGCGCACTGTCACGGCACTTTCATCCCCTCCCGGCCGGGCCCGCGGGGTGCGATGGTGGCGTCGATATGTGCCAGCGATCGACTGTGGCGGGTGGCAAGTATGGCCGGCGATTCCGATGTGGTGACCGTGCTGCTGGGCGGCGACGTGATGCTCGGGCGGGGCGTCGACCAGGTTCTGTCCCGACCCGGTGACCCGCAGTTGCGCGAGCCGCACCTGCGCGACGCGCGCGGCTACATACGGCTGGCCGAGCACGCGCACGGGCCGATACCGCGCCCCGAGCATTGGAACTGGCCGTGGGGCGAGGGGCTGGCGCTGCTCGA is part of the Mycobacterium sp. HUMS_12744610 genome and encodes:
- a CDS encoding ISL3 family transposase; the protein is MRDTELYRHLLGLVALWEVQRVELSAQEGRVDVWVVHPGRTRFACPDCERELSVYDHGEERAWRHLDSCAFLTFLHASPPRVACPEHGVHQVRLPWAEPHSRFTMLFERLAIDVLAACDVAAAAGLLRVSWDEAWHLMDRAVARGLAAKPLVAPAHVGVDEKAAGKGQDYITVVSDLDAGTVDYIADERRQASLDGYFDRFTPEQLAGIEAVAMDMWEPFAASVRAHLSDAENKIVFDRYHLMGYLTKAVDTVRKAENRALAAAGDKSLAGSKYLWLYSAENLPDRHQDRFATLRSGDLKTARAWAIKESLRHFWSYQRRGWAAKHFKRWYFWATHCRLKPIIDAAKTLKRHEAGLLSYFAHRITNAGAEGLNSRIQAIRVSARGYRNREHFKTAIYFHLGGLQLYPAIP